GGAAAGAGCCGCCGCTGAACATCTATTGGAAATAGAAAAAGTAGGCTTGCTTCCTGCTTTTTCTAATCAACCCCATGACCAAGAAAGAAAAAAAGATTTGCTGACTGTAATTAAAGAACTTTACTGTGTTCATCCTAGAATGCTGAAAGGATTGAAACAGGAACAAGAGAAAACTTTTATAGCTTTACTAAGCTTACTGCTAGAGAGTAACAAAAGGGTGAATATTTTACAGGTTATAGAGCAGGTAATACCGTTAACAGCCAATGAGAAAGAAGTATTGGGCAATGTATTGAAGAAACCTGTTTTTACTGGAGTTACATAGTCTTTTTGTACTTATGTATGATAACTTATGAGAAAAAGAATAACTGTGTTTGGGTTTATTGCTATCTTTTCCGTCATAGCTATCTATGCACAAAGCGTTTTCGTTTCGAAAAACCCTCTTACTGACTCCGATAACCCTGAAACCGATCAAGATAGTCTGAAGAATAAAATAAAAGATGGCGATATTATTTTTCATACTTCACTTTCTGATCAAAGTAAAGTTATTCAACTGGCCACAGGATCAAAGTATTCGCATTGTGCCTTGATTTTTAAAGATGGTAAAGAATATGTTGTTTTTGAAGCTGCTCAAATTGTTAAACGGGTACCACTTAATGAATGGATAGCCCGTGGACAGAACAGTAAATACGTCGTCAAACGCCTTAAAAATGCAGACCAAATTTTAACCCCCATTACATTGGCAAAAATGAAAGCAATTGGTAAGAGCTTCGACGGAAAATCGTACGATCTTACTTTTGAGTGGAACGACAATGAAATGTATTGCTCAGAGTTGATCTGGAAAATATATCAACGGACAACTGGTCTTGAAATTGGCAAACTTCAGCGACTAGGTACTTTCGACATAAGCAGTCATACGGTGCAAAACAAAATAAAAGAACGTTATGGTAATCACGTACCTTTAGATGAACTGGTAATATCCCCAGCGGCTATTTTTAATAGTGACCTTTTGACTACTGTAGCTACAAATGAAGATTAACCAAATGCGTTTAACTTTAATGATTATATTTAATGGTAGCACTGAATAAACTTAATAAAGTAAATGACTATCAAAATGCAAAGCGAGTATTAAAATATCTCCTGGTTTGGTGTGAACACGGTCGCACTGAAATAATCATAGATGAAAATGAATTTTGCTTGACGCAACATCAGGTAATTACGATTACTTCAGGACAGGTTCATTTTTTCCGGAATATTCAAGGTACGGTCTACATCTTGGAATTTACGCTCGACTTTATTTGCAAAGATGACAACGATATAGCGCTCATTTTTCATAACGGATTATTTTGTCACTTTGGTATAAATGAGGTTATTGCTATTGATTGTCCTCAGGTATTCGAAAATTTATTGCAAAAAATTGCCCTCGAATTAGAAGATAAACCTTACCAATATCTCATCTCCGTCCGTTCTTATATTCAGCTTTTACTGATAGCAATTAATCGTACCAAGATTGCAAAGGGCGATGAAATTTGGAAGCCAGACGCACTTTTTCTACGCTTTTTGGAAGAAGTTCGGAATAATTTTTCCCTTAACTATTCTGTTGCGCAGATTTCAGATACTTTGCACACTACCGAAGCCAAACTCAATGAGCTATCAAAACGGCATACCAGTAAAACGGCTCAAAATGTAATATATAGCCTGATTATTTCCGAGGCTAAACGGCTGCTTATTTATCAGGACCTTTCGATCAAAGAAATTGCTTTTCAGTTGGGTTTTAAAGACCCTTTCTACTTTTCTAACTTCTTTAAGAAACATACGCGATTTTCACCCAAGCACTATAAAAAAACCTTTGCTGTCTGAAATTTTATATGCTTTTCTGAAGATCCTCTATTTTTTTCATCTGTCAAATATTTCAATTTTGTTCTTTATCAAAGCGCTTATACCTTGAATTATTCACTAAAAAATAAACAAATGACTACTAATATGCACGATTACATCGTAAGAAGTAAACAAATAAAATGGTTACCATTAATAGAAGGTGGAAAGTCTTATAGCGGCATCTATGTAAAGTCCCTCCGGTACGATAATTCTACCAAACGCTCCAAAACAATATTACTTAAATTTGAAGCTGGTGCAAGTTATCCCTACCATAACCATCCCGCAGGGGAAGAATTATTTATTTTGGAAGGAGAAGCTATTATTGAGGGTTTAACCTTTACGGAAGGTGACTATCTATACACACCCCCAGATTTTAAACATGCTGTAAAAACACTGATTGGTTGTACTATACTTTTCTTGTGCCTGAAGAAGTTGAAATCATCTAATTAGGGTCTTTCCCTTCCAAGGAATTTGTCTTGACCAAGAAGAAAGCGAATAACTCGTGCTACATTTCGGTCAACGCTTTCTTCAGTTTTCAAATAAGAAATATACTTAATAATTTCCAGACGTAAGGAAGGTCTTAAGCTATCGAATATGCTTTTCGCCATCGGATATTTTTCGAGCGCCAATTGCAATTTCGGATGGGGTGTAATACTTCGATCACTCTCATCAAAATATAGCTCAAATATTGCTGAATCACCAACTTTCTTGCTTGTTGCCTTCAACATAGGTCCGTTTACATAGAGGCGCCAGTATCCGGCATATTTTACCAGTGTTTGGGTAAATTCCTGTCCATCTATATGGAGACGGACAGGAATCTTACCTTTATGTTTCCCCATCTTTTTAAGAAGTAATTCTAGATTCTCTTCCGGTACAAATACAAAGGGGTTGATCCCTATTTTATCGATAATTGCGGTAAATTTGTTTTTCAAAACCATTTCCTTTAACGGGTAACTTAAGAGAATAATTAGACATATTTTTAAGTATGAACCATAAATCTAAAGGTAAAATTCTTAACAATACCAAACTAAGGTATAACTTTATGGAATATTTCAAATGCAAATCAAATTATTCTGGCAAATTGGACCATGGTTTGCGCAGACCATATTTCAACGTACATAGCGAAGCTAGAAAATGTAAAACCAAAATTAATTAAATGCATTTCGAACTGCACGTCAAACTATTGCTTTTGTATATAAAAATATACCCTATTCAGAGCAGCATACAGCGCTTTTTGGAAATGGTTAGCACAATAAAACATATTAAAAGATATAAATGTTTTATACTAAGAAAATGTGAAAATTACCCAGCAATCTGTAGTGTATAATCTTCATTTTTCCTTTATCAGGTTAATTTCAACTATCATGAAAACTATTTCTTCAATAAAACCAATTTTAATGCTTTTTCTATTCTTAAGTGTGATAACCGGATGTGCTGCTCAGGGTACAAAACAGGAAAAGCTTGATGAACGTGTCCTTAAATTTTTAAAAGCAAATGAACAGCAATGGCAGAACCTCAATGTTCCCTATGAGGACGGCCAGGTATTACATGATTTAATTGTAAATAATAATTATCAGTCGGCACTGGAAATTGGCACCTCTACCGGACACTCGACAATTTGGATAGCTTGGGCACTTAGTAAGACCGGAGGTAAGATGATCACTATTGAACTTGACGAGGATAGGCAGCAAGAAGCTATAAAGAATTTAACGTCATTAGGCTTAGCAGATTATGTAGATTTCAAGCTTGGAGATGCCCATCAACTCGTAAAGGATCTTAAAGGCCCGTTCGATTTCATTTTTTCAGATGCGGATAAAGATTGGTACATTCAATATTTTAAGGATATAGACCCAAAACTTAAGAAAGGTGGTCGATTTACCGCACATAATGTATTACAAAATATAAGCGGTATCCGGGAATATATGGAATTTATTAAAAATCAACGCCATTACGAAACTATCATAGATAAGTCAAGTAATTCTGGTATTGCCATTAGTCTTAAAAAATAAATCTTTGCTTTCTCCAGAGCGGTTTTTGCATTTTTATAATAACTGAATTGCCCACATCACATACAGGTATATATAGGTGTAACAGCCAGCCTTAAGTGGGGAGGGACAATACAAATGTAACTTTCTTCACAAGTATCTATCAAAAGAAACAGGAACGATATCAAGCAAGTTTGATATCGTTCCTGTTTCTTTTGATAAGGCCAAGGCCTAACATTTGTATTGTCGGGATGGCCGGATTTGAACCGACGACCTCCAGCACCCCATGCTGGCGCGATACCGGGCTACGCTACATCCCGTTAATTATTGGACGACAAACTTAGATAAAATTCTATTTATTCGCAATTTTTATACTTTTTAGCTAGCGTCAAATACCGCACTACCGATATAAAACTACGCCTTGATAGCGTTTTCTTCGATCAATAAGTATCCATAGATCTGCCATATTTTCAAAAAAGAATACAGAAAGATTATAGAAAGAACTTGTAAAAAATTCATATAAATAGTCAATTTTACCGTAAATTGATCGTAAACTAATCGTAAATTTACCGTAAAATATACGGCCAATTTACGGTTAGTTTACGGTAAAAAAACGGTCAACTTGTGTATCTTAGTAAAATCAAGATAAGTTCTTTATACCTTTCATCTTCTATTTTTTATAAGGATAGCAGGTAAATAGGGTATGAAAAGGGCGAATTGCCACCACGAAATTGATTAACCTGAATTTATGTTTCTATCAAATGGCATCGTATCTTTGCCTCAAACGACAATACACAGATGCCTGTTACTACGATAAATTTTTTTTTAGAGGATATCAGCTATTCATTGAAAAACAAAGTAGCCCTACGAAAATGGATTATTAATACCATTCGGTCAGAAAAATTCAAACCTGGTGAGATAAATTTCATTTTTTGCAGTGACGAATACCTCCATAAGATAAACTTGGAATACCTCGATCACGACACCTATACGGACATTATTACCTTTGATAATAGTGAAGACGATCATATAGTAGCAGGAGATATTTTCATTAGTACAGAGCGTGTAGAGGATAACGCCCTCCAATTTGGTGCTTTACCTAGCGATGAATTGCATCGCGTTATTATTCATGGTATATTACATTTATGTGGATATTTAGATAAAACTGATAGTGATAAAACACTGATGACAGCAAAAGAAAATGAATATCTTTTAAAAAGGGATTGGCAATAAAAAAGGGCTACATATTTAAATGTAACCCTTTTTTATTGGTTTAAACATTATTAGTCGCGCGAGCGTAATAAAATACTCGCATAGTATACTAAGGTTGCCAAAGATGATAAAGCGGCGACTACATAAGTCATTGCAGCCCACCATAACGCATTCTTCGCCCCATCATGCTCTACTCTCGTAGCCATAATTCCTTTATTTGTTTCTAACCACGCTAATGCTCTGTTTGATGCATCAAATTCTACTGGTAAGGTGACAAAACTGAATAAGGTTACCAATGCTAATGCGGCTACACCAATAGCCAATATATAGATATTACCAGAAAAAATTGCTAACATCACACCTATCATCAACGTCCACGAAGTTAACGTTGATGCCACATTCACAATAGGCACCATAGCAGATCTGAACTGAAGCCATGAGTAGGCCCGTGCATGCTGTACCGCGTGACCACACTCGTGAGCTGCTACTGCTGCA
This Olivibacter sp. SDN3 DNA region includes the following protein-coding sequences:
- a CDS encoding O-methyltransferase; amino-acid sequence: MLFLFLSVITGCAAQGTKQEKLDERVLKFLKANEQQWQNLNVPYEDGQVLHDLIVNNNYQSALEIGTSTGHSTIWIAWALSKTGGKMITIELDEDRQQEAIKNLTSLGLADYVDFKLGDAHQLVKDLKGPFDFIFSDADKDWYIQYFKDIDPKLKKGGRFTAHNVLQNISGIREYMEFIKNQRHYETIIDKSSNSGIAISLKK
- a CDS encoding helix-turn-helix domain-containing protein translates to MVALNKLNKVNDYQNAKRVLKYLLVWCEHGRTEIIIDENEFCLTQHQVITITSGQVHFFRNIQGTVYILEFTLDFICKDDNDIALIFHNGLFCHFGINEVIAIDCPQVFENLLQKIALELEDKPYQYLISVRSYIQLLLIAINRTKIAKGDEIWKPDALFLRFLEEVRNNFSLNYSVAQISDTLHTTEAKLNELSKRHTSKTAQNVIYSLIISEAKRLLIYQDLSIKEIAFQLGFKDPFYFSNFFKKHTRFSPKHYKKTFAV
- a CDS encoding cupin domain-containing protein encodes the protein MTTNMHDYIVRSKQIKWLPLIEGGKSYSGIYVKSLRYDNSTKRSKTILLKFEAGASYPYHNHPAGEELFILEGEAIIEGLTFTEGDYLYTPPDFKHAVKTLIGCTILFLCLKKLKSSN
- a CDS encoding YdeI/OmpD-associated family protein translates to MKNKFTAIIDKIGINPFVFVPEENLELLLKKMGKHKGKIPVRLHIDGQEFTQTLVKYAGYWRLYVNGPMLKATSKKVGDSAIFELYFDESDRSITPHPKLQLALEKYPMAKSIFDSLRPSLRLEIIKYISYLKTEESVDRNVARVIRFLLGQDKFLGRERP
- a CDS encoding YiiX family permuted papain-like enzyme, producing MRKRITVFGFIAIFSVIAIYAQSVFVSKNPLTDSDNPETDQDSLKNKIKDGDIIFHTSLSDQSKVIQLATGSKYSHCALIFKDGKEYVVFEAAQIVKRVPLNEWIARGQNSKYVVKRLKNADQILTPITLAKMKAIGKSFDGKSYDLTFEWNDNEMYCSELIWKIYQRTTGLEIGKLQRLGTFDISSHTVQNKIKERYGNHVPLDELVISPAAIFNSDLLTTVATNED
- a CDS encoding zinc metallopeptidase, which encodes MLGVEYLLLIGIAIVSFIVQWRFKSRFKEHSETPLSSGMSGKEIAEKMLHDNNIYDVRVVSVEGRLTDHYNPADKTVNLSPEVYGGRSVASAAVAAHECGHAVQHARAYSWLQFRSAMVPIVNVASTLTSWTLMIGVMLAIFSGNIYILAIGVAALALVTLFSFVTLPVEFDASNRALAWLETNKGIMATRVEHDGAKNALWWAAMTYVVAALSSLATLVYYASILLRSRD
- the ybeY gene encoding rRNA maturation RNase YbeY — protein: MPVTTINFFLEDISYSLKNKVALRKWIINTIRSEKFKPGEINFIFCSDEYLHKINLEYLDHDTYTDIITFDNSEDDHIVAGDIFISTERVEDNALQFGALPSDELHRVIIHGILHLCGYLDKTDSDKTLMTAKENEYLLKRDWQ